In Ferrimicrobium sp., a genomic segment contains:
- a CDS encoding RloB family protein, whose product MKRRVAVRQPRKTILIFCEGERTEPEYLNALRHQPWVRDIAAVDLRVQSKRGGLAPRTLVSHAVDAWHKTLSEAAEIDEVWCVFDVEWPQNHPGLLDAVELAQRSGVLLAISNPCFELWLVLHFQDCGAWLDNDHASQLRRRLDRSDDKGIDAIAYMSLVHEAARRARDLETRHRSNGTSFPHDNPSSGMHRLIATIEQDRTP is encoded by the coding sequence TTGAAGAGGCGGGTTGCGGTCCGCCAGCCGCGAAAGACGATATTGATCTTCTGCGAAGGAGAACGAACTGAGCCGGAGTACCTGAACGCCCTGAGACATCAACCATGGGTGCGAGACATTGCGGCTGTTGATTTGCGGGTGCAGTCAAAACGTGGTGGGTTGGCGCCGAGGACTCTCGTCTCGCATGCGGTTGATGCGTGGCATAAGACTCTCAGCGAAGCGGCGGAGATCGATGAAGTTTGGTGTGTGTTTGACGTCGAGTGGCCGCAGAACCACCCCGGTCTATTAGATGCCGTGGAACTTGCGCAGCGCAGCGGAGTTTTATTGGCAATCTCAAACCCATGTTTTGAGCTCTGGCTCGTGCTGCACTTCCAGGATTGCGGTGCTTGGTTGGATAACGATCACGCCAGCCAGCTCCGCAGGAGGTTGGACAGATCAGATGACAAGGGAATCGATGCGATCGCCTATATGTCGCTCGTTCACGAGGCAGCGAGACGGGCACGGGATCTTGAGACACGACATCGGAGTAACGGAACCTCTTTCCCGCACGACAACCCCTCCTCTGGTATGCATCGACTCATTGCCACGATCGAGCAGGATCGAACCCCTTGA
- a CDS encoding ATP-binding protein, translating to MELSMVAVDEDRPSARSFDLLAERVLTVAGIYGPNASGKSNVIESIDWLSRAVAQSLRAWDQSIPREPFKFGPGPQSPSTYLVEMVVEGVRYIYQLDVDDVQVLFEGLYNYPERRRRVLFEREGRDIRFRRGLGALSGTRELLTPSTLALSAAMRFDVPQVQRFARALGDIRIVGQHWPLGGRRPSIANMVGMSATMRLFDDKGTALRSTLFPDSEVAHSADREAALALLRFADLGIGEVEIVEDDREDSLTMSQARRNAPGRLRFIHRVLGQELPFSLEEESAGTQTWFSLIGPLLHILGEGGILLFDEIDASLHPHLSARLLELFQDPDTNPRGAQLIFTTHDTSLLNHLNRDEVWLTEKGEGGFTTLTALAEYGGDKVRRSMNLERAYLQGRFGAVPVLDQFTLRRVLGLASGDS from the coding sequence GTGGAACTGTCGATGGTCGCAGTCGACGAAGATAGACCCTCAGCTAGGAGCTTCGACCTGCTTGCCGAGCGTGTGTTGACGGTGGCTGGCATCTACGGTCCGAATGCTTCTGGTAAATCCAACGTCATTGAGTCGATCGACTGGCTCTCGAGGGCGGTGGCTCAATCGTTGCGAGCTTGGGATCAGTCGATACCCCGTGAGCCATTCAAATTTGGCCCTGGGCCGCAGTCGCCCTCGACGTACTTGGTGGAGATGGTTGTTGAAGGTGTGCGGTATATCTATCAACTTGACGTAGACGATGTCCAGGTGCTATTCGAGGGGCTCTATAACTATCCAGAGCGACGCCGACGTGTGCTTTTTGAGCGAGAGGGCCGTGATATCCGCTTCCGCCGAGGTCTTGGTGCGCTATCAGGAACGCGGGAGTTGTTAACTCCGAGCACGCTAGCGCTCTCTGCGGCTATGCGTTTTGATGTACCCCAGGTGCAACGCTTCGCGCGTGCACTCGGTGACATCAGGATTGTTGGTCAGCACTGGCCTTTGGGTGGGCGTCGTCCATCTATTGCGAATATGGTTGGCATGTCGGCAACTATGCGCTTGTTCGACGATAAGGGAACCGCGTTACGGTCCACACTCTTTCCTGATTCGGAGGTTGCCCACTCCGCAGATCGCGAGGCGGCTCTGGCTCTGCTTCGCTTTGCTGATCTTGGCATTGGCGAGGTGGAGATCGTTGAGGATGACCGCGAAGATAGCCTGACGATGTCACAGGCACGACGGAACGCACCAGGGCGGCTACGCTTCATCCATCGTGTTTTGGGACAGGAGCTGCCTTTTAGCTTAGAGGAGGAGTCAGCGGGCACACAGACCTGGTTCTCTCTCATTGGGCCGCTGTTGCATATCCTTGGGGAGGGTGGAATCCTTCTCTTCGACGAGATCGATGCAAGCCTTCACCCTCATCTTTCGGCACGTCTGCTCGAACTGTTCCAGGATCCTGATACCAATCCCCGAGGTGCCCAGCTTATCTTTACAACCCACGATACGAGCCTCCTCAACCATCTGAACCGAGATGAGGTCTGGCTGACCGAGAAGGGTGAGGGTGGCTTCACCACCCTCACCGCTCTGGCTGAGTACGGTGGTGACAAGGTAAGACGATCGATGAACCTGGAGAGGGCCTACCTTCAGGGACGCTTCGGTGCGGTCCCCGTTCTTGACCAGTTCACCTTGCGTCGGGTACTCGGTCTCGCGTCGGGCGATAGCTGA